The following proteins are co-located in the Macadamia integrifolia cultivar HAES 741 chromosome 3, SCU_Mint_v3, whole genome shotgun sequence genome:
- the LOC122074742 gene encoding BTB/POZ domain-containing protein At3g50780-like, which yields MADFRVTRVEQGQTRIRSVPIAVTPEGFWCCPSPVVFQKTLKAQNPQTKPRPPPPPPKAPIQKKQTAMTERKLSTNPSRMRFVPDDQRSLISDTAGVNPSVVTERAPKPNVENLQRKLAIEFGEPGTSDLKVILSGKPVFSVKMSVHKNVLVENSTFFSEKLSEQQSPLRCLEIDDCEDVEIYVEVVGLMYCKEMKQRLIKQSVSRVLRILKVAEVLGFKSCMQSCLEYLEAVPWVGEEEEKVVSSVLRLQSNSIGVTPVLKRVSSDVSNPPSDTLLHIMELVVKSNEERGRREMKSLVLRLLRENNKLSVNDGSEDICNENTYNLCRNSLDALLLLFRQAAEPGFTDKSMDSKGPVAKQIALEADNLLWLVEILSDRRAADEFVLMWASQQELSALHSRLPTVSRHLVSCITARLFIGIGRGEILPSKDTRLLLLQTWLQPLIDDYSWLQHGCRSFDQKMVEEGIGRTILTLPLEDQQSILLAWLGSFLKVGDNCPNLHRAFEVWWRRTFIRPYVEQPENQLQLENP from the exons ATGGCCGATTTTAGAGTTACAAGAGTAGAACAGGGTCAGACCAGGATCAGAAGCGTGCCCATTGCTGTAACACCAGAAGGATTTTGGTGTTGTCCCTCTCCGGTTGTGTTTCAGAAGACCCTTAAAGCTCAAAATCCTCAGACCAAACCCAGACCTCCCCCTCCTCCACCCAAAGCACCTATTCAGAAGAAGCAAACCGCCATGACTGAGAGGAAACTCTCTACTAACCCATCAAGAATGAGATTTGTTCCTGATGACCAAAGATCTTTAATCTCTGATACCGCTGGTGTTAATCCATCTGTGGTTACTGAGAGAGCACCAAAACCCAATGTTGAGAATTTGCAGCGGAAGCTGGCAATTGAGTTTGGAGAACCTGGAACCAGTGATCTGAAGGTGATTTTATCTGGGAAACCGGTCTTTTCTGTGAAGATGAGTGTTCATAAAAATGTACTGGTTGAAAATAGCAcctttttttctgaaaagctCTCTGAACAACAGTCTCCTTTGCGCTGTCTTGAAATTGATGACTGTGAAGATGTGGAGATTTATGTGGAGGTCGTGGGATTGATGTATTGCAAAGAAATGAAGCAAAGGTTGATCAAACAAAGCGTTTCACGGGTGCTTCGTATTCTTAAG GTCGCTGAAGTACTTGGGTTCAAATCATGCATGCAGTCATGTTTGGAATACCTGGAAGCAGTCCCTTGggtgggggaagaagaagaaaaggtggtCTCCTCAGTCCTACGCCTCCAGAGCAATAGTATAGGAGTCACCCCAGTATTGAAACGGGTGTCTTCTGATGTCTCCAACCCTCCCAGTGACACACTTCTCCATATAATGGAACTGGTCGTCAAGAGTAATGAGGAGAGAGGTCGGCGCGAGATGAAATCTTTAGTACTGAGGCTCCTGAGGGAGAATAACAAGCTTTCTGTCAATGATGGCTCAGAGGACATCTGCAATGAAAACACATACAATTTGTGCAGAAACAGTTTGGATGCACTGTTGCTTTTGTTCAGGCAAGCTGCAGAACCAGGATTTACTGATAAATCTATGGACAGCAAAGGTCCTGTCGCAAAGCAGATAGCTTTAGAAGCTGATAACCTTCTATGGTTAGTTGAGATTTTATCCGACAGAAGAGCAGCGGATGAGTTTGTGCTGATGTGGGCCAGCCAGCAAGAGTTGTCTGCACTTCACTCAAGGCTTCCAACAGTGTCTCGCCACCTTGTTAGCTGCATAACAGCAAGGTTATTCATCGGAATAGGGAGAGGGGAGATACTTCCATCAAAGGATACACGACTGCTATTGTTACAAACATGGTTACAGCCATTGATTGACGACTACAGCTGGTTACAGCATGGTTGCAGATCATTTGATCAAAAGATGGTGGAGGAAGGAATTGGTCGGACAATCCTGACATTGCCACTGGAAGACCAGCAGAGTATTTTACTTGCATGGTTGGGTAGTTTCTTGAAGGTGGGTGATAATTGCCCAAATCTTCATAGAGCCTTTGAGGTCTGGTGGAGGAGAACTTTTATTAGGCCTTATGTGGAACAACCGGAAAATCAGCTCCAACTAGAAAATCCATGA
- the LOC122072655 gene encoding protein CELLULOSE SYNTHASE INTERACTIVE 1-like, whose amino-acid sequence MLSVLACHDGKNKIAIMEVGAIEVLTKRISQCLSQATQGDFREDASTWVCALLLAILFQDRDIIRAPATMHSIPIVASLLRSEESTNRYFATQAAASLVYNGSRGTLLTVANLGAAGGLISLLGCADADICNLLELSEKFSLLHNLEQVALERLFRVDDIRVGATSRKRCLFVLIC is encoded by the exons ATGCTTTCTGTACTTGCCTGCCATGATGGCAAGAATAAAATTGCTATTATGGAGGTTGGAGCAATTGAAGTTCTTACTAAGAGGATTTCTCAATGTTTGTCTCAAGCTACTCAG GGTGATTTTAGAGAAGATGCCAGTACATGGGTTTGTGCTTTACTGCTTGCAATACTGTTCCAAGACAGAGATATCATTCGAGCACCTGCAACCATGCACTCAATACCCATAGTTGCAAGTTTGTTGAGATCGGAGGAGTCAACAAACAGATATTTTGCAACACAAGCAGCGGCAAGTCTTGTCTATAATGGTAGCAGAGGGACTCTTCTGACCGTCGCAAATTTAGGGGCAGCAGGTGGACTTATTTCTTTACTTGGTTGTGCAGATGCTGATATATGTAATCTTTTGGAACTATCAGAGAAGTTTTCTTTGCTCCACAATCTAGAGCAAGTAGCTTTGGAGAGGTTGTTTAGAGTGGATGACATTAGAGTTGGTGCTACTTCTCGGAAGCGATGCCTCTTTGTGTTGATCTGCTAA
- the LOC122072656 gene encoding type IV inositol polyphosphate 5-phosphatase 11, with product MGSFNSCSSRSRGRRSKLKRTSFQTMNTHLATHHHHHHHHHHHQQGIKTVAVEQLCKFSTSSALCMNIVTWNMNGKVSYQDLAELVGVDRKCDLIVIGLQEVPRCNIGRLLQKTLVETHSLLGKAIMQSLQLFVFGPKNSDLFIKEVKVDKHAVGGFGGLIRRKKGAVAVSISFKGIRMVFISCHLSAHARNVEERNSQFRHISHSLFSKNQNPYARPSQITVWLGDLNYRIHGIDTLPARNLIQKNLHGLLKNNDQLLQEAERGQVFSGYSEGTLAFKPTYKYNIGSNNYDTSYKVRVPSWTDRILYKIEKFCNIEATLHSYESIDGIHSSDHKPVKAHLCLKVNKLSSTTPIKAVL from the exons ATGGGGAGCTTCAACTCTTGTTCCAGTCGTAGCAGAgg AAGAAGATCCAAATTGAAGAGGACATCTTTCCAGACAATGAATACCCATCTTgcaactcatcatcatcatcatcatcatcatcatcatcatcagcaaggCATAAAGACAGTTGCAGTAGAGCAGCTTTGCAAGTTCTCAACCAGCTCAGCTCTTTGCATGAACATAGTGACATGGAACATGAATGGGAAG GTTTCCTACCAAGACCTAGCAGAGCTCGTGGGAGTTGACAGGAAGTGTGATCTAATCGTGATTGGTTTGCAAGAAGTCCCACGATGCAACATTGGTCGGTTGTTGCAGAAAACACTGGTTGAAACCCACAG CCTTCTAGGCAAAGCCATCATGCAATCTCTGCAATTATTTGTGTTTGGGCCGAAGAACTCTGACCTCTTCATTAAAG AAGTCAAGGTTGACAAGCATGCTGTTGGGGGTTTTGGAGGATTaattagaagaaagaaaggggCTGTTGCAGTCAGCATTAGCTTCAAAGGAATCCGAATGGTGTTCATTTCTTGCCATTTGTCAG CTCATGCGCGTAATGTGGAAGAGAGGAATTCTCAATTCAGGCATATATCACACTCCCTCTTCTCCAAGAACCAAAACCCTTATGCAAGACCCTCTCAAATCACAGTGTGGCTAGGGGATCTCAACTACAGAATACATGGGATTGACACGCTGCCGGCTAGAAATCTGATTCAGAAAAACCTTCATGGG CTGCTCAAAAATAACGATCAACTCCTTCAAGAAGCTGAACGAGGACAAGTTTTCAGTGGATATTCTGAAGGTACACTAGCATTCAAGCCAACATACAAATATAATATCGGGAGTAACAACTATGATACAAGTTACAAG GTAAGAGTACCATCATGGACTGATAGGATCTTGTACAAGATCGAAAAGTTTTGCAACATTGAGGCGACTTTACATTCTTACGAATCGATTGATGGCATCCATAGTTCTGATCATAAACCAGTGAAGGCTCATCTATGCTTGAAAGTAAACAAACTATCATCAACTACCCCTATTAAAGCAGTTCTGTAA